The Pagrus major chromosome 10, Pma_NU_1.0 genome contains a region encoding:
- the bcl6b gene encoding B-cell CLL/lymphoma 6 member B protein: MSVMEVLEGYRVDRGQETRAAAPAEGYVKEFTRHSNDVLLNLNELRHRNILTDTTLVVGNVQLRAHCAVLVACSGFFYSLYSHRVLLQGRGGSGDQLMTVSLPDTLDPASISLLLDFMYTSHLPLTASIVPGVLTAATYLQMDHVADTCRDFMQLHCRENMSARHPQLELDSRVSVASVAPKGGDLPNPGPQRLLPTRVPAEVGGSLKPGAFPTYQSGSKVLKGEPESPLMASLTPSPDSPARSSCQPNSPAESNTCNKNLVSDVKSTPDPKACNWKKYKYIVLNPLCAATTVKEEEMEEPQSHTSPTADRMGSTPKAPAEAWSGEVPGQIDRQGQASCYEGSGRAPPLGPPPSLDHPTLPPPHKEGTVSPCTSFPEAAHAIKRESYYVPYCYSGNIQGTKTACSGDKPYRCNVCGAQFNRPANLKTHSRIHSGEKPYRCDTCGARFVQVAHLRAHVLIHTGEKPYPCHTCGTRFRHLQTLKSHLRIHTGEKPYTCEKCDLHFRHKSQLRLHLRQKHGAVTNTKIRYKVLTEPYQPLLQAC; encoded by the exons ATGAGCGTGATGGAAGTATTGGAAGGTTACAGGGTCGACAGAGGGCAGGAGACGAGGGCCGCTGCCCCGGCTGAGGGATATGTGAAGGAGTTCACACGCCACTCCAATGACGTGCTGCTGAACCTGAACGAACTGCGGCACCGCAACATCCTGACCGACACCACCCTGGTTGTCGGCAACGTGCAACTACGGGCGCACTGTGCTGTTCTCGTGGCCTGCAG TGGCTTCTTCTACTCGCTGTACTCCCACCGTGTGCTTCTTCAGGGGCGCGGTGGCAGCGGGGATCAGCTCATGACCGTGTCTCTCCCCGACACCTTGGACCCAGCCAGCATCTCCCTGCTGCTCGACTTCATGTACACCTCCCACCTCCCTCTGACAGCGAGCATCGTCCCCGGGGTGCTCACCGCTGCGACCTACCTACAGATGGACCACGTGGCCGATACCTGCCGGGATTTTATGCAGCTGCACTG caggGAGAATATGAGTGCAAGACACCCACAGCTGGAGCTGGACTCCAGGGTGTCTGTAGCCTCTGTAGCCCCCAAAGGAGGGGACCTGCCCAATCCAGGACCCCAGAGATTACTCCCAACAAG aGTCCCTGCGGAGGTCGGGGGCTCTCTCAAGCCAGGGGCTTTCCCGACCTACCAGTCTGGGTCAAAGGTGCTGAAAGGAGAGCCTGAGTCGCCCCTCATGGCAAGCCTGACTCCATCTCCAGACAGCCCCGCCCGCTCCAGCTGCCAACCAAACTCTCCTGCAGAATCCAACACCTGCAACAAAAACCTTGTG agTGATGTCAAATCCACACCGGACCCAAAGGCCTGCAATTGGAAAAAATACAAGTACATCGTCCTCAACCCTCTCTGTGCAGCCACCACGGTGAAggaagaagagatggaggagcCACAAAGTCACACGTCACCCACTGCAGACAGGATGGGCTCGACACCCAAAGCACCAGCAGAGGCGTGGTCTGGAGAAGTGCCTGGTCAGATTGATAG acAGGGGCAGGCCTCCTGCTACGAGGGTTCTGGCCGAGCCCCTCCCCTGGGGCCACCCCCCTCTCTGGATCACCCAACACTGCCTCCGCCTCACAAGGAGGGAACAG TCTCACCCTGCACCAGTTTCCCGGAAGCTGCACATGCAATCAAGCGTGAGAGCTACTACGTGCCCTACTGTTATTCTGGTAACATTCAAGGAACCAAGACTGCCTGCTCAG GTGACAAGCCGTACCGCTGTAATGTGTGCGGTGCTCAGTTCAACCGACCAGCCAACCTGAAGACTCACTCTCGCATCCACTCGGGAGAGAAGCCTTACCGCTGTGACACCTGTGGCGCTCGGTTTGTCCAG GTTGCCCACCTCAGGGCCCACGTTCTGATCCATACAGGGGAGAAGCCATACCCCTGCCACACCTGTGGCACCCGCTTCCGCCACCTGCAGACCCTGAAGAGCCACCTGCGCATTCACACTGGAGAGAAGCCTTACACT TGCGAGAAGTGTGACCTTCACTTCCGCCACAAGAGTCAGCTGCGTCTTCACCTGCGCCAGAAACACGGGGCCGTCACCAACACCAAGATCCGCTACAAGGTCCTGACCGAGCCCTACCAGCCTCTCCTGCAGGCCTGCTGA